One region of Tachysurus fulvidraco isolate hzauxx_2018 chromosome 9, HZAU_PFXX_2.0, whole genome shotgun sequence genomic DNA includes:
- the LOC125145583 gene encoding uncharacterized protein LOC125145583: protein MSPCSTLLHGLTLYCCWVLLPLFITQAYSLQCYACNIQGQRYVDVGCSSPEVITCTHFYRGFKQRFCIRTESIALGMVLTSGCATSRHCHTEELPGVKIHCCDSDLCNCAPRHQKSLTSHTLYLIMASFFILWLQL, encoded by the exons ATGTCTCCCTGTTCAACACTATTGCATGGACTCACACTCTACTGCTGCTGGGTACTGCTGCCACTTTTTATAACACAAG cttattcGCTGCAGTGTTATGCCTGTAACATCCAGGGCCAGAGATATGTAGATGTGGGCTGTTCCAGTCCTGAAGTCATCACCTGCACCCATTTCTACAGAGGCTTTAAGCAGCGTTTCTGCATCAGAACCGAAAGCA TTGCTTTAGGGATGGTACTCACCAGTGGATGTGCTACATCCCGTCACTGCCACACAGAGGAACTTCCAGGAGTGAAAATACATTGCTGTGACTCAGATCTGTGTAACTGTGCTCCCCGGCATCAAAAATcattaacatcacacacactttacttaaTAATGGCTTCCTTTTTCATATTGTGGCTCCAACTTtaa